The DNA window CCGGCGCGCGATGTCGAGCTCGGCCGCGTCCAGCGACGCGCGTGCGGTGAGCCGCAGCCGCGACGTGCCGACGGGAACCGTCGGGGGCCGGAAGCAGCCCACCTTCACCCCGGCGTTCAGGCAGGCTGCCGCGGCGGCCAGCGCCACTTCGGGCTCGCCCAGGATCACCGACACCACCGCCGAGTGCGGAACCTCGGGCACTCCGCAGATCCGGGCCAGTTCGCGGGCGTGCCGCAGCACCGCCTCGGGCCGCCAGGGCTCGGCGCGCAGCACCTCGAGGGCGGCCAGGGCGGCGCCGACGGCCGCCGGGGCCAGACCGGTGTCGAAGATGAACGGCCGCGCCGCGTCGATCAGGTGGGCGCGCACGGCAGCCGGCCCCAGCACCGCACCGCCCTGGCTGCCCAGCGCCTTGGACAACGTCGTGGTCATCACCACGTCGGGTTCCCCGGCGAGCCCGACTTCGTGCAGCAGCCCGCGCCCGCCGCCGCGCACGCCGAGACCATGCGCCTCGTCGACGATCAGCAGCGCGCGGTGCCGGCGGCACACCTCGTGCAGCTCGCGCAGGGGGGCCAGCGCGCCGTCGGCGCTGAACACCGAGTCGGTGATCACCACGGCGCGTTCCTCGTCGCGCGTAGCGAGGGCCGCGTCGACGGCGCCGACATCGCGGTGCGGCGCGACCACGACCCGGGCCCGCGACAACCGGCAGGCGTCCACCAGCGACGCGTGCGAGTAGGCGTCGGATACCAGCAGCGATCCCGGCCCGGACAGGCCGACCACGGCGCCCAGGTTGGCCGTGTAGCCGGAGGAGAACAGGAGCGCGGAGGGCGCGCCGACGTATGCGGCGAGCACGGACTCGAACCGCTGATGCAGTTCGGTGTCCCCGGTGACCAGGCGCGAACCGGTGGCCCCGGCGCCCCACATGCGCAGGGCGGCGACGCCGCCCTCGATGACATCGGGATGCTGTGAAAGGCCGAGGTAGTCGTTGGACGCCAGGTCCAGCTCGGTGGCAACCGCGGGCCGGGGCCGCAGCGCACGACGCAGTCCGGCTTCTCGGCGCTGTTGCTCCACCTCATCCAGCCAGGCCAGCGGTGATATCCCGATCGGTGCCTTCATCGGAGTTCAGCCTACGAGTCGCGCAACCTCGACGATCGCGGAGGTGCTCACACCGATGTGCGCAAACGCCGCCGCTGCGCCCTTCCGATCGGCGCGCAGATGCCCGGGCCATCGCCGCGCCGTCGACCTGCCGCGATCAGCCGATGCCGCCCGGGCCGCCGCTGCCGGCGGCACCACCGGAGCCGCCGGTGGTACCACTGGCAGGGTTGCCGGTGCCGCCGCTGGTGCCGCTGTTCCCGGGGTGCGCACCGGCGGCGCCGGCGCCGCCGGTGCCACCGCCGCCACCGTTTCCGCCGGTTCCACCCCCACCGGTGCCGCCACCACCGCTGCCGCCGACGGCGCCGTTGCCCCCGGACCCGCCGCTCCCGGTCGCGCCTCCGGTGCCGCCGTTTCCGCCGGTACCGGCGTTGCCACCGGTGCCGCCTACACCGCCGGCACCAAAGAAGCCGCCGGCGGCGCCGCCCGTCCCGCCGCTACCGCCGCCGCCGGAGGCACCGCCGTCGCCCCCCGCGCCGCTGCCGCTGCCGGCACCGCCCGTCCCGCCGGCGCTGCCACTGCCACCGGTGCCCCCGTTGCCTCCGGTACCGAAGAAGAAGGCGCCGGCGCCTCCCGGCCCGCCGCCGCCCCCCACGCCGCCTTGACCGCCTTGGCCGCCGTTGCTGTTGCCGGCGCCGCCGGCACCGCCATTGGCGGCCGTGCCGCCGGGACCGCCGGGCCCGCCAGTGCCGGCGGTACCGCCGAAGCCCCCGCCGGTGCCGCCGGCGCCGCCCGTCCCGCCCGCGCCGGCGTTGCCGCCGTTGCCGCCGGTGCCACCGTTGCCCGCCTTGCCGGCGCCGGACCCGGGCGCACCGCCCGTGCCCGGCGTGCCGCCGGTGCCACCCCGACCGCCCGCACCGCCGGTGCCCGTCCCGGTGTTCGCGCTACCGGCGCCGCCGTGGCCGCCGGTACCGCCGGTGCCGCCCGTGCCGCCGTTGCCGTTGGTGCCGCCGGCCGCGGCCGATCCGCCCTGTCCACCGCCACCACCGGCCCCGCCCTGGCCACCCTGGCCGCCGCTGCCCGCGTTTCCGGTACCAGCAGTCCCAATGCCCCCGTTGCCGCCGTTGCCCCCGGTGCCGCCCTGGCCACCGGTCCCGACGCTGCCAACACTGCCGCCGTGGCCCGCGCCGGCGCCCGCAGCACCACCGGCGCCGGCGGCGCCACCGGTGCCACCGTTGCCGCCGTTGCCGCCTGCGCCGGTACCGGTGTTGTTGCCGCCGTTGCCGGCGCTGCCGCCTTGGCCGCCGGCGCCACCGGTGCCGCCGTTGCCGTTGGTGCCGCCGACCGCGGCCGATCCGCCTTGGCCGCCGGTGCCGCCGGCGCCGCCGGCCAAGCCAGTCCCGCCGGCGCCGGGCGACGTGCCGTTGCTGCCGGTGCTGCCGGCGCTGCCGGCGCCGCCGTTACCGCCGGTGCCGCCTTGGCCGCCGGTGCCGACGGCGCCTGTGGTGGAGCCTGCCCCGCCGCTTCCGGCGGTCCCGCCGGTACCACCTGTCCCGCCTTTGCCGCCTGCCGAGCCGTTGCCGGCCCCTCCGGCACCGCCGGTGCCGCCGGCGCCGCCTTGGCCGCCGGTGCCGCCGGCACCCTGAATACCGGGCGTGCCGCCGTTGGCGGCCCCCGCCGCCCCGCCGGTACCACCGGTTCCACCGCTGCCCCCGGCCGCACCCTGACCGCCCTGAGCACCGGCGGCCCCCGCGCTGCCCTGGCCGCCCTGGCCGCCGGCGCCACCGGCGCCGCCGGTACCTCCGTTACCCGCATTCCCGGCCGCGCCCGTGGTGGAGCCGGCCCCGCCGGCCCCGGCCGCCCCACCGGTGCCGCCTGTACCGCCCTGTCCACCAGCCCCGCCGGCGATTCCGGGATTGCCGCTGTTGTCCGTGCCTGCCCCGCCCTGGCCGCCACCGCCGCCGGTCCCGCCGTTGCCGCCCTGACCACCGGCACCCTGGACGCCTGCGGTGCCGCCGTTGGTGGCTCCGGCAGCCCCGCCGGCGCCGCCCTGACCGCCGTCGCCGCCGGCGCCGCCCTGGGCCCCGTGCTGCCCCGCCGCGGCCGTCGTGAGGTTGTCGGCGCCGTTGGCGCCGTTACCCCCGATGCCACCGGCCCCGCCGTCGCCGGCCACCCCGGCCGTCCCGCCGCTGCCGCCCGCTCCGGCCGCCCCGCCGCTGCCACCGGCGCCGCCGTTACCGCCACCACCGCCGGCGCCGCCGTTCACCGCGGCTACGCCCGCGCCTCCGGTTCCGCCCGCACCACCGGTGCCACCGTCGCCGCCGGTACCGCCCGTGCCACCGGTACCCACCGCCCCGCCGGCGCCCCCGCTACCGCCGGCTCCGCCATTACCGCCGGAGGTACCGGCCGTCGCGTTGACGTCGTGTGACGGGTCATACCCGGCGCCGCCCGCACCGCCCTGGCCGCCGTGACCGCCCGAGCCGTTGGTGGCCGCG is part of the Mycobacterium sp. HUMS_12744610 genome and encodes:
- a CDS encoding 8-amino-7-oxononanoate synthase, which gives rise to MKAPIGISPLAWLDEVEQQRREAGLRRALRPRPAVATELDLASNDYLGLSQHPDVIEGGVAALRMWGAGATGSRLVTGDTELHQRFESVLAAYVGAPSALLFSSGYTANLGAVVGLSGPGSLLVSDAYSHASLVDACRLSRARVVVAPHRDVGAVDAALATRDEERAVVITDSVFSADGALAPLRELHEVCRRHRALLIVDEAHGLGVRGGGRGLLHEVGLAGEPDVVMTTTLSKALGSQGGAVLGPAAVRAHLIDAARPFIFDTGLAPAAVGAALAALEVLRAEPWRPEAVLRHARELARICGVPEVPHSAVVSVILGEPEVALAAAAACLNAGVKVGCFRPPTVPVGTSRLRLTARASLDAAELDIARRVLADVVAVSRR
- a CDS encoding PE domain-containing protein, giving the protein MSHVFVAPGALTAAAANVATINASLDAANAAAGLPFVWVPGSAGDQISKALATLFSEVGQEFQTLLKEAATVSAQIAQALHQAEAALLGADVLALQMLTPSTWPAAVAEASGSSPPPRTDPLATVMYELNQTGDKLFGQPLFYDGANGTSQSNPNGQNGGLLMGNGGAGWNSTVAGVNGGNGGMAGILGNGGAGGTGGPGAVGVAPGTGGNGGAAVWQGNGGAGGAGWNSTISGVNGGNGGVGGQGGFFSGVGGAGGAGGSATDATGGSGGAGGSVGFLGGADLGFGVPAGAVGGAGGSSVTGVGGNGGAGGAGFQLGGGGGAGGAGATGGNGGAGGVAFNLGWGTATGGAGGAGGVGTLGAGGQGGHGGAAIMGPYNFVDTFDGLLKYPADWGTTTGGTGGAGGAGATTGGAGGVGGTAMNFLSTGVALGGQGGNGGSGGGGFAGTASSPDGGVGGSGGAGGAGGNALGIAATNGSGGHGGQGGAGGAGYDPSHDVNATAGTSGGNGGAGGSGGAGGAVGTGGTGGTGGDGGTGGAGGTGGAGVAAVNGGAGGGGGNGGAGGSGGAAGAGGSGGTAGVAGDGGAGGIGGNGANGADNLTTAAAGQHGAQGGAGGDGGQGGAGGAAGATNGGTAGVQGAGGQGGNGGTGGGGGQGGAGTDNSGNPGIAGGAGGQGGTGGTGGAAGAGGAGSTTGAAGNAGNGGTGGAGGAGGQGGQGSAGAAGAQGGQGAAGGSGGTGGTGGAAGAANGGTPGIQGAGGTGGQGGAGGTGGAGGAGNGSAGGKGGTGGTGGTAGSGGAGSTTGAVGTGGQGGTGGNGGAGSAGSTGSNGTSPGAGGTGLAGGAGGTGGQGGSAAVGGTNGNGGTGGAGGQGGSAGNGGNNTGTGAGGNGGNGGTGGAAGAGGAAGAGAGHGGSVGSVGTGGQGGTGGNGGNGGIGTAGTGNAGSGGQGGQGGAGGGGGQGGSAAAGGTNGNGGTGGTGGTGGHGGAGSANTGTGTGGAGGRGGTGGTPGTGGAPGSGAGKAGNGGTGGNGGNAGAGGTGGAGGTGGGFGGTAGTGGPGGPGGTAANGGAGGAGNSNGGQGGQGGVGGGGGPGGAGAFFFGTGGNGGTGGSGSAGGTGGAGSGSGAGGDGGASGGGGSGGTGGAAGGFFGAGGVGGTGGNAGTGGNGGTGGATGSGGSGGNGAVGGSGGGGTGGGGTGGNGGGGGTGGAGAAGAHPGNSGTSGGTGNPASGTTGGSGGAAGSGGPGGIG